The Humulus lupulus chromosome 3, drHumLupu1.1, whole genome shotgun sequence genome window below encodes:
- the LOC133822556 gene encoding uncharacterized protein LOC133822556 isoform X1 yields MFSFIIFVYIIQLLVEGNNSRIFQSKREKHIINVECELFDVLSTTVGYLILLLIVLSSMVSDHSYTFSSSFSFFLSFFVFFSLFLLFLLKMHSNKPKKERSVAGRSLINSVFDWSFKDVINNNLYKNKVKKIPQTFSSKTEYLNSFTAPLMEETHADLLSSVKSVSHSLCCEIRSVTRTDGYKPPKDLFYKLVLKSSENKNDHMTYEPQHGDLIAITSVKPRSIADLERSYVVASVQHVKDDLVLTVLSSKPLENHMDRKKNPSLFAVYLINMITNIRIWQALTSDPKDRNMKIVENVLRPEFPDAEMCMNCRSKQNCSAAYLDAKIGIQSSELNESQQKAVLSCVKTSECTHKNTVKLIWGPPGTGKTKTVGFLLHCLLNMKCRTLTCAPTNVAVLEVTERLIQRVVESAKYDTYGLGDIVLFGNGERMKIEERNELHDVFLDNRVAILDHCFASESGWRNSLLSMISLLEDPQGKYQLYLKETEVIDLNEDDDDDEAIQNQDSKNQEKKNKKPLKQVILEALKENKKNQKKTKDRKEEKESKQEEERKGKNDLTKKKANLGDKTHVSPLSFEEFFKKRFSYIAERLYFCIESLITHLPTSLISLEVVRRMLEAVDNLKSLQKLLFGVASGALGKCFNKDEMSGSASSASLNAARRKSFFLLKLLPSTFPVPHSTNGSSDMKEIIEFCLENACLIFCTVSSSAKLHKKEMVPLEVLIIDEAAQLKECESTIPLQLPGTRHAILIGDERQLPAMVQSKVSENANFGRSLFERLALLGHKKHLLNVQHRMHPSISSFPNKQFYSNKISDGQNVTQRSYSQSFMQGKMYGSYSFINVPYGKETSDNKHSSKNIIEAFVVSEIVAKLYEEVKNTKKNVRVGVISPYKAQVYAISEIIGKKYSSDAQSDFSVSVRSVDGFQGGEEDVIIISTVRSNGKGSVGFLSNCQRANVALTRARHCLWIVGNGETLCNSGCVWKKLVMDAKERRCFHNANEDKNLAVAITAALVQLKQIQLLPNLDSLLFREAKWKVCFNNDFWTSMARVKDYECCKEILSLLVKLSCGWRNGASSQLVECYKVKQMSIVWTVDLLLENSHHIQILKVWNVLAQSEVPKLSKHLDSMYGNYLPDKLSRCKFKHKERNLVVPMKWPVDSSSISADSTDLLLNSLASLTLKDEPETSSSKKNRKLAMAAERFLAAWGLCIEAEWKWMD; encoded by the exons AtgttttcatttattatttttgtatatataataCAACTTCTAGTGGAAGGAAATAACAGTCGGATTTTCCAAAGCAAAAGAGAAAAGCATATTATTAATGTGGAGTGTGAACTTTTTGATGTCCTTAGTACGACTGTAGGGTATTTGATTCTACTACTTATTGTTCTTTCTTCCATGGTAAGTGATCATTCTTATacattttcttcctctttttctttctttctttctttctttgttttcttctctctctttctcttgttTTTGTTAAAGATGCACTCCAATAAGCCCAAGAAGGAAAGATCTGTTGCCGGAAGAAGTTTAATCAATTCGGTCTTTGATTGGTCTTTTAAAGATGTTATCAACAATAATCTCTATAAAAACAAg GTGAAGAAGATTCCCCAAACATTCTCCTCAAAAACAGAATACTTAAACTCATTcactgctcctcttatggaggaAACACATGCTGACTTGTTATCAAGTGTGAAATCAGTGTCTCACTCCCTTTGCTGTGAGATAAGGTCTGTCACTAGGACTGATGGATATAAGCCTCCCAAAGACTTGTTTTACAAACTTGTACTGAAAAGTAGTGAAAACAAGAATGACCATATGACCTATGAACCTCAACATGGAGACCTTATTGCCATAACCAGTGTTAAACCAAGAAGCATTGCTGATTTGGAAAGGTCTTATGTTGTTGCTTCGGTTCAACATGTGAAGGATGATCTCGTTCTCACAGTGCTTTCATCGAAGCCTCTAGAAAACCACATGGACAGGAAGAAGAATCCAAGTCTTTTTGCTGTTTATCTCATCAATATGATTACTAACATTCGAATATGGCAAGCACTGACTTCTGATCCTAAAGACCGCAATATGAAGATCGTTGAGAATGTTCTAAGGCCTGAATTTCCT GATGCAGAAATGTGTATGAATTGTCGCTCGAAACAAAATTGCAGCGCTGCATATTTAGATGCAAAGATTGGAATTCAGTCATCTGAGTTGAATGAATCCCAACAGAAGGCGGTTTTAAGCTGCGTTAAGACAAGTGAATGTACTCATAAGAATACTGTGAAGCTTATATGGGGGCCTCCGGGGACAGGAAAAACAAAGACTGTTGGTTTTTTATTGCATTGCCTGCTTAATATGAAATGTAGGACACTTACATGTGCTCCCACAAATGTTGCAGTATTGGAAGTAACAGAGAGGCTCATACAAAGAGTTGTGGAGTCAGCTAAGTATGATACTTATGGTCTCGGTGACATTGTTTTGTTTGGAAATGGGGAGCGAATGAAGATTGAAGAACGCAATGAGCTTCATGATGTGTTTCTTGATAACCGTGTTGCCATACTTGATCATTGTTTTGCTTCAGAAAGTGGTTGGAGAAATAGTTTGCTTTCTATGATTTCTTTGCTTGAGGACCCTCAAGGAAAGTACCAATTGTACTTGAAAGAAACTGAAGTAATAGACTTGAATGAGGACGATGATGACGACGAGGCGATACAAAATCAGGACTCGAAGAatcaagagaagaaaaataagaaaccaTTGAAGCAGGTTATACTAGAAGCCTTGAAAGAAAACAAGAAGAATCAGAAAAAGACGAAGGAcaggaaagaagaaaaagaatcaAAGCAGGAGGAGGAGAGGAAGGGAAAGAATGATCTTACTAAAAAGAAGGCGAATCTCGGAGACAAAACACATGTTAGTCCTTTGAGTTTTGAGGAGTTTTTTAAAAAGAGATTTTCTTACATTGCAGAAAGATTATATTTTTGTATCGAGAGTTTGATTACACACCTTCCAACCTCTCTGATTTCATTAGAAGTTGTGAGGAGGATGTTAGAAGCTGTTGATAATCTCAAGTCCTTACAAAAGTTGCTGTTTGGAGTTGCAAGCGGAGCATTAGGAAAATGTTTTAACAAAGATGAAATGAGTGGGAGTGCTAGCTCTGCAAGTTTAAATGCTGCAAGAAGAAAAAGCTTTTTTCTACTAAAACTACTCCCTTCAACTTTTCCTGTGCCTCACTCTACTAATGGCAGTTCTGATATGAAGGAGATTATAGAATTTTGCTTGGAAAATGCATGCCTGATTTTCTGTACTGTCTCAAGCTCAGCTAAACTACACAAGAAAGAAATGGTTCCTTTAGAAGTATTGATTATAGATGAGGCTGCTCAGTTAAAAGAATGTGAATCAACAATTCCTTTACAACTTCCTGGAACTCGTCATGCCATACTCATAGGCGATGAGCGGCAATTACCTGCAATGGTTCAAagcaag GTCTCAGAGAATGCCAATTTCGGAAGAAGCTTGTTTGAGAGATTGGCTTTACTTGGCCACAAGAAACACCTTCTCAATGTCCAACACAGGATGCACCCTTCAATCAGTTCATTTCCAAATAAACAGTTTTATAGCAATAAGATTTCTGATGGACAGAATGTTACACAAAGGAGTTACAGCCAAAGTTTCATGCAAGGAAAGATGTATGGCTCCTACTCTTTCATAAATGTGCCATATGGAAAAGAGACATCTGATAACAAGCATAGCAGCAAGAACATAATAGAGGCTTTTGTTGTCTCTGAGATAGTTGCAAAGCTTTATGAAG AAGTtaaaaatacaaagaaaaatgTTAGAGTAGGAGTGATATCACCATACAAGGCACAAGTTTATGCAATAAGTGAGATAATTGGAAAGAAATACAGTTCAGATGCTCAAAGTGATTTCTCTGTGAGTGTTCGATCGGTTGATGGATTTCAAGGAGGCGAAGAAGATGTTATTATCATCTCAACCGTCCGGAGCAATGGCAAAGGATCAGTGGGGTTCCTTTCCAATTGTCAAAGAGCAAATGTGGCATTAACTCGTGCAAG GCATTGCCTTTGGATTGTGGGCAATGGAGAAACTTTATGTAATAGTGGATGTGTTTGGAAGAAACTAGTCATGGACGCCAAGGAGCGTAGGTGTTTTCATAATGCCAATGAGGACAAGAATTTGGCTGTGGCTATCACTGCTGCCTTGGTTCAGCTTAAACAAATCCAGCTTTTACCAAATCTAGATTCACTTCTGTTTAGAGAGGCAAAATGGAAG GTTTGCTTCAATAATGATTTCTGGACTTCAATGGCGAGAGTTAAAGATTACGAGTGTTGCAAGGAAATACTTTCTTTATTGGTGAAGCTTTCATGTGGCTGGCGTAATGGAGCTTCATCTCAATTAGTAGAGTGTTACAAGGTTAAGCAAATGTCTATTGTTTGGACTGTAGATCTTCTCCTGGAAAATTCACATCACATTCAGATTTTGAAGGTTTGGAATGTTTTGGCTCAATCTGAGGTACCAAAGCTATCAAAACACCTCGATTCAATGTATGGAAATTATTTGCCTGATAAATTGAGTCGATGCAAGTTCAAACATAAAGAGAG GAATTTGGTTGTTCCAATGAAATGGCCTGTGGATTCAAGTTCCATTTCAGCAGATTCTACTGACTTGTTATTAAACTCACTGGCCTCACTCACTCTAAAGGATGAACCAGAAACATCATCTTCAAAAAAAAATAG gaaattagctatggcggcggaaaggttcttggcagcttggggattgtgtattgaggcagaatggaaatggatggattga
- the LOC133822556 gene encoding uncharacterized protein LOC133822556 isoform X3 yields MFSFIIFVYIIQLLVEGNNSRIFQSKREKHIINVECELFDVLSTTVGYLILLLIVLSSMMHSNKPKKERSVAGRSLINSVFDWSFKDVINNNLYKNKVKKIPQTFSSKTEYLNSFTAPLMEETHADLLSSVKSVSHSLCCEIRSVTRTDGYKPPKDLFYKLVLKSSENKNDHMTYEPQHGDLIAITSVKPRSIADLERSYVVASVQHVKDDLVLTVLSSKPLENHMDRKKNPSLFAVYLINMITNIRIWQALTSDPKDRNMKIVENVLRPEFPDAEMCMNCRSKQNCSAAYLDAKIGIQSSELNESQQKAVLSCVKTSECTHKNTVKLIWGPPGTGKTKTVGFLLHCLLNMKCRTLTCAPTNVAVLEVTERLIQRVVESAKYDTYGLGDIVLFGNGERMKIEERNELHDVFLDNRVAILDHCFASESGWRNSLLSMISLLEDPQGKYQLYLKETEVIDLNEDDDDDEAIQNQDSKNQEKKNKKPLKQVILEALKENKKNQKKTKDRKEEKESKQEEERKGKNDLTKKKANLGDKTHVSPLSFEEFFKKRFSYIAERLYFCIESLITHLPTSLISLEVVRRMLEAVDNLKSLQKLLFGVASGALGKCFNKDEMSGSASSASLNAARRKSFFLLKLLPSTFPVPHSTNGSSDMKEIIEFCLENACLIFCTVSSSAKLHKKEMVPLEVLIIDEAAQLKECESTIPLQLPGTRHAILIGDERQLPAMVQSKVSENANFGRSLFERLALLGHKKHLLNVQHRMHPSISSFPNKQFYSNKISDGQNVTQRSYSQSFMQGKMYGSYSFINVPYGKETSDNKHSSKNIIEAFVVSEIVAKLYEEVKNTKKNVRVGVISPYKAQVYAISEIIGKKYSSDAQSDFSVSVRSVDGFQGGEEDVIIISTVRSNGKGSVGFLSNCQRANVALTRARHCLWIVGNGETLCNSGCVWKKLVMDAKERRCFHNANEDKNLAVAITAALVQLKQIQLLPNLDSLLFREAKWKVCFNNDFWTSMARVKDYECCKEILSLLVKLSCGWRNGASSQLVECYKVKQMSIVWTVDLLLENSHHIQILKVWNVLAQSEVPKLSKHLDSMYGNYLPDKLSRCKFKHKERNLVVPMKWPVDSSSISADSTDLLLNSLASLTLKDEPETSSSKKNRKLAMAAERFLAAWGLCIEAEWKWMD; encoded by the exons AtgttttcatttattatttttgtatatataataCAACTTCTAGTGGAAGGAAATAACAGTCGGATTTTCCAAAGCAAAAGAGAAAAGCATATTATTAATGTGGAGTGTGAACTTTTTGATGTCCTTAGTACGACTGTAGGGTATTTGATTCTACTACTTATTGTTCTTTCTTCCATG ATGCACTCCAATAAGCCCAAGAAGGAAAGATCTGTTGCCGGAAGAAGTTTAATCAATTCGGTCTTTGATTGGTCTTTTAAAGATGTTATCAACAATAATCTCTATAAAAACAAg GTGAAGAAGATTCCCCAAACATTCTCCTCAAAAACAGAATACTTAAACTCATTcactgctcctcttatggaggaAACACATGCTGACTTGTTATCAAGTGTGAAATCAGTGTCTCACTCCCTTTGCTGTGAGATAAGGTCTGTCACTAGGACTGATGGATATAAGCCTCCCAAAGACTTGTTTTACAAACTTGTACTGAAAAGTAGTGAAAACAAGAATGACCATATGACCTATGAACCTCAACATGGAGACCTTATTGCCATAACCAGTGTTAAACCAAGAAGCATTGCTGATTTGGAAAGGTCTTATGTTGTTGCTTCGGTTCAACATGTGAAGGATGATCTCGTTCTCACAGTGCTTTCATCGAAGCCTCTAGAAAACCACATGGACAGGAAGAAGAATCCAAGTCTTTTTGCTGTTTATCTCATCAATATGATTACTAACATTCGAATATGGCAAGCACTGACTTCTGATCCTAAAGACCGCAATATGAAGATCGTTGAGAATGTTCTAAGGCCTGAATTTCCT GATGCAGAAATGTGTATGAATTGTCGCTCGAAACAAAATTGCAGCGCTGCATATTTAGATGCAAAGATTGGAATTCAGTCATCTGAGTTGAATGAATCCCAACAGAAGGCGGTTTTAAGCTGCGTTAAGACAAGTGAATGTACTCATAAGAATACTGTGAAGCTTATATGGGGGCCTCCGGGGACAGGAAAAACAAAGACTGTTGGTTTTTTATTGCATTGCCTGCTTAATATGAAATGTAGGACACTTACATGTGCTCCCACAAATGTTGCAGTATTGGAAGTAACAGAGAGGCTCATACAAAGAGTTGTGGAGTCAGCTAAGTATGATACTTATGGTCTCGGTGACATTGTTTTGTTTGGAAATGGGGAGCGAATGAAGATTGAAGAACGCAATGAGCTTCATGATGTGTTTCTTGATAACCGTGTTGCCATACTTGATCATTGTTTTGCTTCAGAAAGTGGTTGGAGAAATAGTTTGCTTTCTATGATTTCTTTGCTTGAGGACCCTCAAGGAAAGTACCAATTGTACTTGAAAGAAACTGAAGTAATAGACTTGAATGAGGACGATGATGACGACGAGGCGATACAAAATCAGGACTCGAAGAatcaagagaagaaaaataagaaaccaTTGAAGCAGGTTATACTAGAAGCCTTGAAAGAAAACAAGAAGAATCAGAAAAAGACGAAGGAcaggaaagaagaaaaagaatcaAAGCAGGAGGAGGAGAGGAAGGGAAAGAATGATCTTACTAAAAAGAAGGCGAATCTCGGAGACAAAACACATGTTAGTCCTTTGAGTTTTGAGGAGTTTTTTAAAAAGAGATTTTCTTACATTGCAGAAAGATTATATTTTTGTATCGAGAGTTTGATTACACACCTTCCAACCTCTCTGATTTCATTAGAAGTTGTGAGGAGGATGTTAGAAGCTGTTGATAATCTCAAGTCCTTACAAAAGTTGCTGTTTGGAGTTGCAAGCGGAGCATTAGGAAAATGTTTTAACAAAGATGAAATGAGTGGGAGTGCTAGCTCTGCAAGTTTAAATGCTGCAAGAAGAAAAAGCTTTTTTCTACTAAAACTACTCCCTTCAACTTTTCCTGTGCCTCACTCTACTAATGGCAGTTCTGATATGAAGGAGATTATAGAATTTTGCTTGGAAAATGCATGCCTGATTTTCTGTACTGTCTCAAGCTCAGCTAAACTACACAAGAAAGAAATGGTTCCTTTAGAAGTATTGATTATAGATGAGGCTGCTCAGTTAAAAGAATGTGAATCAACAATTCCTTTACAACTTCCTGGAACTCGTCATGCCATACTCATAGGCGATGAGCGGCAATTACCTGCAATGGTTCAAagcaag GTCTCAGAGAATGCCAATTTCGGAAGAAGCTTGTTTGAGAGATTGGCTTTACTTGGCCACAAGAAACACCTTCTCAATGTCCAACACAGGATGCACCCTTCAATCAGTTCATTTCCAAATAAACAGTTTTATAGCAATAAGATTTCTGATGGACAGAATGTTACACAAAGGAGTTACAGCCAAAGTTTCATGCAAGGAAAGATGTATGGCTCCTACTCTTTCATAAATGTGCCATATGGAAAAGAGACATCTGATAACAAGCATAGCAGCAAGAACATAATAGAGGCTTTTGTTGTCTCTGAGATAGTTGCAAAGCTTTATGAAG AAGTtaaaaatacaaagaaaaatgTTAGAGTAGGAGTGATATCACCATACAAGGCACAAGTTTATGCAATAAGTGAGATAATTGGAAAGAAATACAGTTCAGATGCTCAAAGTGATTTCTCTGTGAGTGTTCGATCGGTTGATGGATTTCAAGGAGGCGAAGAAGATGTTATTATCATCTCAACCGTCCGGAGCAATGGCAAAGGATCAGTGGGGTTCCTTTCCAATTGTCAAAGAGCAAATGTGGCATTAACTCGTGCAAG GCATTGCCTTTGGATTGTGGGCAATGGAGAAACTTTATGTAATAGTGGATGTGTTTGGAAGAAACTAGTCATGGACGCCAAGGAGCGTAGGTGTTTTCATAATGCCAATGAGGACAAGAATTTGGCTGTGGCTATCACTGCTGCCTTGGTTCAGCTTAAACAAATCCAGCTTTTACCAAATCTAGATTCACTTCTGTTTAGAGAGGCAAAATGGAAG GTTTGCTTCAATAATGATTTCTGGACTTCAATGGCGAGAGTTAAAGATTACGAGTGTTGCAAGGAAATACTTTCTTTATTGGTGAAGCTTTCATGTGGCTGGCGTAATGGAGCTTCATCTCAATTAGTAGAGTGTTACAAGGTTAAGCAAATGTCTATTGTTTGGACTGTAGATCTTCTCCTGGAAAATTCACATCACATTCAGATTTTGAAGGTTTGGAATGTTTTGGCTCAATCTGAGGTACCAAAGCTATCAAAACACCTCGATTCAATGTATGGAAATTATTTGCCTGATAAATTGAGTCGATGCAAGTTCAAACATAAAGAGAG GAATTTGGTTGTTCCAATGAAATGGCCTGTGGATTCAAGTTCCATTTCAGCAGATTCTACTGACTTGTTATTAAACTCACTGGCCTCACTCACTCTAAAGGATGAACCAGAAACATCATCTTCAAAAAAAAATAG gaaattagctatggcggcggaaaggttcttggcagcttggggattgtgtattgaggcagaatggaaatggatggattga
- the LOC133822556 gene encoding uncharacterized protein LOC133822556 isoform X2 has product MFSFIIFVYIIQLLVEGNNSRIFQSKREKHIINVECELFDVLSTTVGYLILLLIVLSSMVSDHSYTFSSSFSFFLSFFVFFSLFLLFLLKMHSNKPKKERSVAGRSLINSVFDWSFKDVINNNLYKNKVKKIPQTFSSKTEYLNSFTAPLMEETHADLLSSVKSVSHSLCCEIRSVTRTDGYKPPKDLFYKLVLKSSENKNDHMTYEPQHGDLIAITSVKPRSIADLERSYVVASVQHVKDDLVLTVLSSKPLENHMDRKKNPSLFAVYLINMITNIRIWQALTSDPKDRNMKIVENVLRPEFPDAEMCMNCRSKQNCSAAYLDAKIGIQSSELNESQQKAVLSCVKTSECTHKNTVKLIWGPPGTGKTKTVGFLLHCLLNMKCRTLTCAPTNVAVLEVTERLIQRVVESAKYDTYGLGDIVLFGNGERMKIEERNELHDVFLDNRVAILDHCFASESGWRNSLLSMISLLEDPQGKYQLYLKETEVIDLNEDDDDDEAIQNQDSKNQEKKNKKPLKQVILEALKENKKNQKKTKDRKEEKESKQEEERKGKNDLTKKKANLGDKTHVSPLSFEEFFKKRFSYIAERLYFCIESLITHLPTSLISLEVVRRMLEAVDNLKSLQKLLFGVASGALGKCFNKDEMSGSASSASLNAARRKSFFLLKLLPSTFPVPHSTNGSSDMKEIIEFCLENACLIFCTVSSSAKLHKKEMVPLEVLIIDEAAQLKECESTIPLQLPGTRHAILIGDERQLPAMVQSKVSENANFGRSLFERLALLGHKKHLLNVQHRMHPSISSFPNKQFYSNKISDGQNVTQRSYSQSFMQGKMYGSYSFINVPYGKETSDNKHSSKNIIEAFVVSEIVAKLYEVKNTKKNVRVGVISPYKAQVYAISEIIGKKYSSDAQSDFSVSVRSVDGFQGGEEDVIIISTVRSNGKGSVGFLSNCQRANVALTRARHCLWIVGNGETLCNSGCVWKKLVMDAKERRCFHNANEDKNLAVAITAALVQLKQIQLLPNLDSLLFREAKWKVCFNNDFWTSMARVKDYECCKEILSLLVKLSCGWRNGASSQLVECYKVKQMSIVWTVDLLLENSHHIQILKVWNVLAQSEVPKLSKHLDSMYGNYLPDKLSRCKFKHKERNLVVPMKWPVDSSSISADSTDLLLNSLASLTLKDEPETSSSKKNRKLAMAAERFLAAWGLCIEAEWKWMD; this is encoded by the exons AtgttttcatttattatttttgtatatataataCAACTTCTAGTGGAAGGAAATAACAGTCGGATTTTCCAAAGCAAAAGAGAAAAGCATATTATTAATGTGGAGTGTGAACTTTTTGATGTCCTTAGTACGACTGTAGGGTATTTGATTCTACTACTTATTGTTCTTTCTTCCATGGTAAGTGATCATTCTTATacattttcttcctctttttctttctttctttctttctttgttttcttctctctctttctcttgttTTTGTTAAAGATGCACTCCAATAAGCCCAAGAAGGAAAGATCTGTTGCCGGAAGAAGTTTAATCAATTCGGTCTTTGATTGGTCTTTTAAAGATGTTATCAACAATAATCTCTATAAAAACAAg GTGAAGAAGATTCCCCAAACATTCTCCTCAAAAACAGAATACTTAAACTCATTcactgctcctcttatggaggaAACACATGCTGACTTGTTATCAAGTGTGAAATCAGTGTCTCACTCCCTTTGCTGTGAGATAAGGTCTGTCACTAGGACTGATGGATATAAGCCTCCCAAAGACTTGTTTTACAAACTTGTACTGAAAAGTAGTGAAAACAAGAATGACCATATGACCTATGAACCTCAACATGGAGACCTTATTGCCATAACCAGTGTTAAACCAAGAAGCATTGCTGATTTGGAAAGGTCTTATGTTGTTGCTTCGGTTCAACATGTGAAGGATGATCTCGTTCTCACAGTGCTTTCATCGAAGCCTCTAGAAAACCACATGGACAGGAAGAAGAATCCAAGTCTTTTTGCTGTTTATCTCATCAATATGATTACTAACATTCGAATATGGCAAGCACTGACTTCTGATCCTAAAGACCGCAATATGAAGATCGTTGAGAATGTTCTAAGGCCTGAATTTCCT GATGCAGAAATGTGTATGAATTGTCGCTCGAAACAAAATTGCAGCGCTGCATATTTAGATGCAAAGATTGGAATTCAGTCATCTGAGTTGAATGAATCCCAACAGAAGGCGGTTTTAAGCTGCGTTAAGACAAGTGAATGTACTCATAAGAATACTGTGAAGCTTATATGGGGGCCTCCGGGGACAGGAAAAACAAAGACTGTTGGTTTTTTATTGCATTGCCTGCTTAATATGAAATGTAGGACACTTACATGTGCTCCCACAAATGTTGCAGTATTGGAAGTAACAGAGAGGCTCATACAAAGAGTTGTGGAGTCAGCTAAGTATGATACTTATGGTCTCGGTGACATTGTTTTGTTTGGAAATGGGGAGCGAATGAAGATTGAAGAACGCAATGAGCTTCATGATGTGTTTCTTGATAACCGTGTTGCCATACTTGATCATTGTTTTGCTTCAGAAAGTGGTTGGAGAAATAGTTTGCTTTCTATGATTTCTTTGCTTGAGGACCCTCAAGGAAAGTACCAATTGTACTTGAAAGAAACTGAAGTAATAGACTTGAATGAGGACGATGATGACGACGAGGCGATACAAAATCAGGACTCGAAGAatcaagagaagaaaaataagaaaccaTTGAAGCAGGTTATACTAGAAGCCTTGAAAGAAAACAAGAAGAATCAGAAAAAGACGAAGGAcaggaaagaagaaaaagaatcaAAGCAGGAGGAGGAGAGGAAGGGAAAGAATGATCTTACTAAAAAGAAGGCGAATCTCGGAGACAAAACACATGTTAGTCCTTTGAGTTTTGAGGAGTTTTTTAAAAAGAGATTTTCTTACATTGCAGAAAGATTATATTTTTGTATCGAGAGTTTGATTACACACCTTCCAACCTCTCTGATTTCATTAGAAGTTGTGAGGAGGATGTTAGAAGCTGTTGATAATCTCAAGTCCTTACAAAAGTTGCTGTTTGGAGTTGCAAGCGGAGCATTAGGAAAATGTTTTAACAAAGATGAAATGAGTGGGAGTGCTAGCTCTGCAAGTTTAAATGCTGCAAGAAGAAAAAGCTTTTTTCTACTAAAACTACTCCCTTCAACTTTTCCTGTGCCTCACTCTACTAATGGCAGTTCTGATATGAAGGAGATTATAGAATTTTGCTTGGAAAATGCATGCCTGATTTTCTGTACTGTCTCAAGCTCAGCTAAACTACACAAGAAAGAAATGGTTCCTTTAGAAGTATTGATTATAGATGAGGCTGCTCAGTTAAAAGAATGTGAATCAACAATTCCTTTACAACTTCCTGGAACTCGTCATGCCATACTCATAGGCGATGAGCGGCAATTACCTGCAATGGTTCAAagcaag GTCTCAGAGAATGCCAATTTCGGAAGAAGCTTGTTTGAGAGATTGGCTTTACTTGGCCACAAGAAACACCTTCTCAATGTCCAACACAGGATGCACCCTTCAATCAGTTCATTTCCAAATAAACAGTTTTATAGCAATAAGATTTCTGATGGACAGAATGTTACACAAAGGAGTTACAGCCAAAGTTTCATGCAAGGAAAGATGTATGGCTCCTACTCTTTCATAAATGTGCCATATGGAAAAGAGACATCTGATAACAAGCATAGCAGCAAGAACATAATAGAGGCTTTTGTTGTCTCTGAGATAGTTGCAAAGCTTTATGAAG TtaaaaatacaaagaaaaatgTTAGAGTAGGAGTGATATCACCATACAAGGCACAAGTTTATGCAATAAGTGAGATAATTGGAAAGAAATACAGTTCAGATGCTCAAAGTGATTTCTCTGTGAGTGTTCGATCGGTTGATGGATTTCAAGGAGGCGAAGAAGATGTTATTATCATCTCAACCGTCCGGAGCAATGGCAAAGGATCAGTGGGGTTCCTTTCCAATTGTCAAAGAGCAAATGTGGCATTAACTCGTGCAAG GCATTGCCTTTGGATTGTGGGCAATGGAGAAACTTTATGTAATAGTGGATGTGTTTGGAAGAAACTAGTCATGGACGCCAAGGAGCGTAGGTGTTTTCATAATGCCAATGAGGACAAGAATTTGGCTGTGGCTATCACTGCTGCCTTGGTTCAGCTTAAACAAATCCAGCTTTTACCAAATCTAGATTCACTTCTGTTTAGAGAGGCAAAATGGAAG GTTTGCTTCAATAATGATTTCTGGACTTCAATGGCGAGAGTTAAAGATTACGAGTGTTGCAAGGAAATACTTTCTTTATTGGTGAAGCTTTCATGTGGCTGGCGTAATGGAGCTTCATCTCAATTAGTAGAGTGTTACAAGGTTAAGCAAATGTCTATTGTTTGGACTGTAGATCTTCTCCTGGAAAATTCACATCACATTCAGATTTTGAAGGTTTGGAATGTTTTGGCTCAATCTGAGGTACCAAAGCTATCAAAACACCTCGATTCAATGTATGGAAATTATTTGCCTGATAAATTGAGTCGATGCAAGTTCAAACATAAAGAGAG GAATTTGGTTGTTCCAATGAAATGGCCTGTGGATTCAAGTTCCATTTCAGCAGATTCTACTGACTTGTTATTAAACTCACTGGCCTCACTCACTCTAAAGGATGAACCAGAAACATCATCTTCAAAAAAAAATAG gaaattagctatggcggcggaaaggttcttggcagcttggggattgtgtattgaggcagaatggaaatggatggattga